One genomic window of Solanum stenotomum isolate F172 chromosome 9, ASM1918654v1, whole genome shotgun sequence includes the following:
- the LOC125875532 gene encoding NADP-dependent glyceraldehyde-3-phosphate dehydrogenase, with the protein MAGNGVFAEIIDGEVYKYYCEGEWRKSASGKSVAIINPTTRKTQYKVQACTQEEVNKVMEIAKAAQKSWAKTPLWKRAELLHKAAAILKEHKAPIAECLVKEIAKPAKDAVTEVVRSGDLVSYTAEEGVRILGEGKFLVSDSFPGNERTKYCLTSKIPLGVILAIPPFNYPVNLAVSKIAPALIAGNSLVLKPPTQGAVAALHMVHCFHLAGFPKGLISCVTGKGSEIGDFLTMHPGVNCISFTGGDTGVAISKKAGMVPLQMELGGKDACIVLEDADLDLAAGNIVKGGFSYSGQRCTAVKVVLVMESVADTLVEKVNAKVAKLTVGPPEDDCDITPVVSESSANFIEGLVMDAKEKDATFCQPYKREGNLIWPLLLDNVRPDMRIAWEEPFGPVLPVIRINSVEEGIHHCNASNFGLQGCVFTKDINKAILISDAMETGTVQINSAPARGPDHFPFQGIKDSGIGSQGITNSINMMTKVKTTVINLPTPSYTMGKL; encoded by the exons ATGGCTGGAAATGGAGTATTTGCAGAAATAATTGATGGAGAAGTGTACAAATATTATTGTGAAGGAGAATGGAGAAAATCAGCTTCTGGGAAATCTGTTGCTATTATTAATcccactacaagaaaaacacaatacaaagttcaag CATGTACACAAGAAGAGGTGAACAAAGTAATGGAAATAGCAAAAGCAGCACAAAAATCATGGGCTAAAACACCACTATGGAAAAGAGCAGAGTTACTTCATAAGGCAGCTGCAATTTTGAAAGAACACAAAGCCCCTATTGCTGAATGCCTTGTTAAAGAAATTGCAAAACCAGCTAAAGATGCTGTCACCGAG GTTGTGAGGTCTGGAGATCTGGTTTCTTACACTGCTGAAGAAGGAGTTAGAATTCTAGGGGAGGGTAAGTTCTTGGTATCTGATAGTTTCCCTGGAAATGAAAGGACCAAATACTGTCTAACATCCAAG ATACCGTTGGGTGTGATTCTAGCCATTCCTCCTTTCAACTATCCGGTCAATCTTGCCGTCTCCAAGATTGCTCCTGCACTGATTGCTGGAAACTCTTTAGTCCTCAAGCCTCCAACTCAG GGTGCTGTGGCTGCCCTGCATATGGTGCATTGCTTCCACTTAGCTGGATTCCCTAAAGGCCTTATCAGTTGTGTGACCGGAAAAGGTTCTGAAATCGGAGATTTTCTCACTATGCATCCTGGAGTAAACTGTATCAg CTTCACTGGTGGAGACACCGGTGTTGCAATCTCGAAGAAAGCAGGAATGGTCCCCCTACAGATGGAGCTGGGAGGAAAGGACGCTTGTATCGTGCTCGAGGATGCTGATTTAGATTTGGCTGCTGGAAACATTGTGAAAGGAGGATTTTCTTACAG TGGTCAAAGATGTACAGCCGTTAAGGTCGTGTTGGTGATGGAATCCGTTGCTGACACTCTTGTTGAGAAGGTAAATGCCAAAGTGGCAAAGTTAACCGTTGGGCCACCCGAAGATGATTGTGATATCACTCCAGTTGTCTCCGAGTCATCTGCGAATTTCATCGAGGGGTTGGTCATGGACGCAAAGGAGAAAGATGCAACATTTTGCCAGCCATACAAGAGAGAAGGCAACCTTATCTGGCCCTTGTTGTTAGACAATGTTAGGCCAGACATGAGAATCGCTTGGGAAGAACCATTCGGTCCAGTTTTGCCCGTTATTCGGATCAACTCAGTCGAAGAAGGAATTCACCACTGCAATGCTAGCAATTTCGGTCTGCAG GGTTGTGTGTTCACCAAAGACATCAACAAAGCAATACTGATCAGTGATGCAATGGAAACCGGAACCGTTCAGATTAACTCAGCTCCAGCTCGTGGACCGGATCATTTTCCATTCCAG GGTATTAAGGACAGTGGAATTGGATCACAAGGGATTACTAACAGCATTAACATGATGACTAAAGTGAAGACCACTGTGATCAATTTGCCAACCCCTTCTTACACTATGGG AAAATTATGA
- the LOC125875542 gene encoding norbelladine synthase-like: MKGTISDEIEVNVPANVAWELYGTLHLSRFIVQELPTLLNKVDVIEGDGSTGTVLKITFPEGTPGIPYFKERFNIVDNEKRYKQSQVIEGGYVDLGFTFYGIRFEVNEKDENSCITKFTVNYEVEDVKLASHAFTMFEPLQTVIRSAKAYLTNKTHI; this comes from the exons ATGAAGGGGACAATTTCAGATGAGATAGAAGTGAATGTGCCTGCAAATGTAGCATGGGAGCTCTATGGAACATTACATTTGTCTAGATTCATTGTGCAAGAGTTGCCTACTCTTCTTAATAAAGTTGATGTGATTGAAGGTGATGGTAGTACTGGAACTGTCCTCAAAATCACTTTTCCTGAAG GTACACCAGGAATACCTTATTTCAAGGAGAGATTCAACATAGTAGACAATGAAAAAAGATACAAGCAATCTCAAGTGATTGAAGGTGGATATGTTGATCTTGGCTTTACTTTTTATGGAATTAGATTTGAAGTGAATGAGAAAGATGAAAATTCATGCATCACAAAATTTACAGTAAATTATGAAGTTGAAGATGTGAAACTTGCAAGTCATGCATTCACTATGTTTGAGCCATTGCAAACTGTCATCAGATCAGCCAAGGCTTATTTAACAAACAAGACACATATATGA